The Toxotes jaculatrix isolate fToxJac2 chromosome 14, fToxJac2.pri, whole genome shotgun sequence genomic interval ACACTATGCGTGCTATAGAAGAGAAGCCAAAAACACTTACTATCagtttaaataaaatcaaacatgaaACTGACCATTTCTCATAACACAGATGAGTTTAAATACATGAGTTAcacaattttcttcttcttttctttttttctcagaccTTCAGTAGGGAATAACGAAAGTGCTCTGGTCAAAcctgtaaaaaaataatttatacaCACCCTCGTCATCTGACCGGAGGGTTTCTCACAAAATTGTTGACAACTGTTTTGCTTATTGATGGTCCTCCCCCCAGTCACTCTGCTGCTTCTCGCCCTCGCCGCCCGTTGGTTGGATTAGTTGTCATTTGTTAAAAGGAAGGCAGGCAGGCAGTATGACGGTGGAACAGGCTGGGCCCGCTAAAGGCTCTGCCACCTCTCCCTCCAACTCTGTCCATGTTCCTTTCTCTGGGCTGTAGCAGATGGTAGAAGACTTATAGGCCccctgaggaaaaaagaaaatcaagtcaTTATCTTCATACCTCTTAGTGCTGTTTGGATTTCTAATTGGGGGACTGGAAAACTCAGTTTAATACCAATGCATGTGATCAAAAGCAGCatggacaaattaaaaaggaaaagtctGGTGATTTTTATATATTGTGTCAACAAATTCCACAAAAAACCAATTAACTGATCCTAATAACAAGTATTGCCTCTGCAGCCAGATATAGCTTATTGCTTTCTGCCATAATGCTGCAGTGTtgtccagaaactattaaaaacacatcaatgagcCTCACTGTTACACTGGGAGACACGTTCCTTCATTATGGTGAACATGGGCTCTGGACTTTATGTTGAGTCAAATCTAcatacaccatcctgctgccatACAGTAAATATTCAAATGTGTATTCACATCCACATGTGGATGTGAATACACATGAATACTGTGGCATGTAAACACCTAATCCAGGTTTCTGAACATTGTTTGTTGGTAAAGAACATAGAGGCTGAGATGGAGAGACATGAGCACAGAACTGCACATAGATGATCAGAAACCTTAATGCTGTTGATGATAATGTGTGGTGTTTCATGTTCCATGTAAACGTCATGGAAATAGACTCAAAACCAGGATGTGTGCATGTCAGTACTGTCAGtattggttttctttttccctgggatttgttgacagtaacaaaaaatgtaaatatcataagccttatttttttatgtaaaataatcGAATCTGATCTGTAAAAATGTACCATGCTCCAGCTGTAGCCCCCCACGAGGAAGATGCTGTCATCCAGAACAGCACAGCCCGGGCCGCTGCGACCCTCCAGGATGGGTGTCTGCAGGATGTTCCACTGGTCAGCTTTCGGGTCGTAACACTCAACCAACATCACATCTAGATGGGAGAAACCTGTGAGAGGTGGAAGACAACTGTGGTAAAGTGATGAATTTAGCGCATTGCGTGCAGAATACATATTTTACCAACGAGCCTCTTACTCTGAGAAATCGGTTCGTACGTGATTAGAAAGTTGCTTGTTTAAGTTAGAACAGTTTTGGTTATTTCTATGTGCTGTTTTATCTGTGCTGTTCTTAGTGACAGTGTCCATCTTGacctgttttctgttcatttcctgaAACGCTCGAGCACTTACCTTTCAAATGGTTTCCACCAATAGCATATAGACGGTCGTTCATTCCAGCCAGTGCATGAATAGCGCGCTTTGTGTTCATGTCCTGTTTCCTAGCCCACACATCCATTATAGGGTCATAACAGTAGAGCCAGGACACATACTCTCCATTGTGCACTCCTCCTGCAACaggtaaacacagagctgtgccTTTAATAATCTGTTCAAATACACACCGTAGGTAGACACACTAGCTGCTCGTGTAATATGGTACTCTATAGGGCAAACTGATAGTCCTCTGTACATTAAtcaatgttattttttattaaaaaaatgtattgatttaTTACTGAACCCAACAATTGGGTTGAATAGTTATGAATAAGAAATCATAGATGTCTTTCTATACTTCTGTACAGCCACTATACATGTATTTACAGAGAAGCTTggctctttttttaaacttgaccTTTgtattagttgttttttttttgtttttttaaataagagatTGCCATGCCTCATAGTTAATATCGCCTTCTCCAACCAGCTCTATTCAAACATAAAGCTGGTGCCTTTGTTCCCTTCTTTTAGTTTTATATTGTAATCACTGGCGTGGTGCATAATACAGTACAATAGTCACGTCATAAAGttcacagatgattcagtgATAGTCAGCTTTTGGAACGGGGAggactttggtttatgactttCTGCGTTGGTGTGATGAGTCTCTGACTGATTTAcatgtgacaaaaacaaaagatatcATTATAGATTTCAGAAAGCAGAACACATAGATGTTATATGGAGTTGGCCTTAAAGCATttgtattagtattagtatgtTTATCCTGTGAGCACTTTGCAAGAAAACTTGCCTGGTGACAATCAAATCAAGAGGAAGAAATTTCATTATACGTAAACATAATGTGCTTCACATTAGAACCGACGTACAAACAATTACCCACccagtaaaaacagtaaaaaaagaaaaacacacatccatgcCACAATAGTAAAGCACAGACAAagacatgcacagacaaacacacacacagaaaaaatcCCACTCTGGTTTTTCCTGCCACTCCTCGATTTTGACCTCACTATCTGAAAGTGCTACATTAACTTGATTGTGCCTGTTCAGAGGATGAAAAGATGATGGGTTCACATGTTCCTGTTGTAAATTATTGTAATTTGTTTAGCACAAGGTTATGATACTAccttttgtgctttgtttttattccagctTATGATGTTTTGGCTTTGTTAACATTTCACATGAGATGTCACTTTTCAGTTTGTGCACACATATTTTTGTAGTTGTACGATGGCTCAGATTCAAAATCTTTCTcaattaaaagcacaaaagtATTATCAAAATTCACAACAGGTTTCATAAGTAAAAGTGCTCATTAGACAGCAAAATGAATCTTGTTAGTGTTATACACatattatgttatgttattatGTTAATTAATTATAAATGTGGATGAATCACTGTGTAAGCAGCACTGATTTTGCAAGGGGTTATGGTAAAGGGTAGTTAAACTGCATACAGTCATATACTCCTAGATCATTTAATGTAAACTGTGGATTTGATTTTATAAATTGATCACGTTTTAAATATAAAAccttaatctgcaaagtaactagtaactaaagCTGCCAAATAAATGCAATGttgtaaaaagtacaatatttccctttgAACTGTAGCTGAAGTAGAATAATCTGACTAGACAGCAAAGTTTCCAGCTGTGATAATAAAGATGATTAATATTGTATATTATAATGTGCCACTGACTTATGACACAGCAAGGTTTTAGTGGATGTGCTTATCTCTCGTTTTCAGAGGCTGAGCATTGCACATCATGTACCTCTTTTCAAGAGAATGCAGGATAATTGCGTGTGAGTGGCAGGTTCTTCCCTGACCTGATATGTAGATCTTGCCGTTATGTACTGCTCCTGCATGGGCGGCCAGAGGCTGCGGCAGAGACGACACGTAGTTCCACTCGTTAGTCTCCAGGTTGTAGGACTCCACGCTGGAGAGGTAGCCCGTCTCGTTCCTACCACCAATCACGTACAGGTGCTTATCCAGGCGGCAGGCAAAGAAACTGGCTCTCCTGAGGAGGAAGTGTCAACCAGACAACATCATTAAACCAGCAATGAAAAGATTTGTTGTAGTTTTGGTGTGAGTTGGAAATTATTCAGAAAAAACAATATCACGACCAAGATTCCCTCTTAACATACGTTTAGAGTAATAGAAAACACTAAATAGGTCTGTATGTGTATAATGATTCTAATGATttcatatttcctgttttctttatcAATTAACAAAAGACAATGGTGGTATTATTAATCCATCAATATAACAatcaatatataaaaaatatcaaatataaagacatttaaacGAATCTATGAATGAACAAATCAAACACGAAAAAGGCTCACCTCTCCTGCATGGGGGGCAACTGTATCCAACTGTTGAATCTGGGATCATAGCGGCTGACAAAATTAGTGCTGTGCTttcctgcagacaaacagacataaataaaGATCAATGAAACTGATTACTCACATGACTTAGCTGAGTAAGAAGTTTCTCTATAGTACAATAAAGTTTAGGCGTTTTATGGCAGTGCACACGTGTAACTGGTGTGTAAGTCTTTGCCAAAATCTTTTCTACATACCAATCAAATGCACAACTGTGACTCTGCAagtcttcatttaaaaataaacatattatGTGAATCTCACCTCCCACACATGCTGATTTTCAGTGTTAATATCTGCTACTTTTCACCGCAATTAGAGTTAACAAGTGTTGACTAAAGTCTTGTTTTTCCAATCATAGACTCATCTGGTTTTGTTTAAAATCTCTTAAATTGGTGTTGATTATACCCTTAGTGCTAAATAAACTCTACTGATTTCTACCATGTGCATGTGCTGCTACTGTACTACTGTGTTATTATGATACATTGTGGAACAAGAACAAAAGGACAgcataaaaatttttgatcaTTTACAGTCTTTGTTTCTTACTATGGTTATATGTCACCACTATTTCACAAAAAGCACTCTTAACACTTCCACACcacaaatatttcagtgttaataacagtttttctgtcCTGTGCCAATTATTGACAAGTGTTGATTGGAGTGTTGTTTGTCCACTCAGTGCTGATCTGGCTCTAGGATGAGTGTTTGAAACTAACTGAAAGCGCTACATTAACTCTGATGGGTTTGAACTTACATACACGCTGGCTTAGAGCGCTCTCTATATTAAGTAAACACGGGCAAATTTGCTGTGTGAAGTCACTGGAAAGCAAGACATTCATTCTGTGGTGTTACAGTACCGTTGGGGTTCCACTGGTCCTCTccgcccagcagcagcaggaagttctccacctccaccacacaGTGATGGGCGCTGTTGTAAGGCATTACTAGATGAGACACAAAAATTATGTGTCAGTCACAGAAACAGGACAGTGGTGCAGGTCAGTGGCAGGAAAATAGCAACGAAAGAGCAGTTCTGGCCCTCTAAAAAGAACATATTGCCCCCAGAGGAAAAGTTTTCCCTTTGGTAGTTTATATCAGATTTTATTATGATTTGTCATAAATCTACTGTAGACAACAATACATAAATACAATCTACTGTAAATCCCATTAAACACAACTTTGTATGTTGTAATGTTAATCATGAAATGAGGTAGTGGAGACAGCCTTAACATAAACTTTGGCCCTTAATCTACTAAAATTGCTTTAATTTATTAAACAAAAGAAGTTCATGAATTTAAACAGACTTCAGCCTGTCTGACCATTGCAGATCTGTGTCtcacaaatgcaaatgcacTCAGTTCTCAGTTTATcaggtacacctagctaaaataaatgcagtctaatacagcaGTCCTGCCACAAATCCTACCGTCATGAAGAGGTGTTAATTCAACTTCATGGCCATTTTAGGGGATGTTAGTTTGTGGGGCTGTTGAATTGTGTTGTGTTATACAGCACAGATGTTTCTATCATGTTGTCCACCTCAGAACCACCTCTGTACAgtgcaatacagttcaacagcagcacaaactacacCCTCCAAAATTATCAGTTCAGTGAGCACCTCTCTAAAAAAAATTCcaataaaactgaacattgaAACCTTTgtgaagggaggatttattgccagactgttgtattagactgcatacTTTTAGCTTAGTGTACCCAATAACCTACCAACTGAGTGTATGTACTAGTGAGAAAATATAGATCTGCCctaagttttagttttattcttAAATGATTTCAGataataatcaaacaaacataaacagtagGTCTGCATCTCAGCTGCACAGGccaaacaaaaagccaaacaaacCAGCCCAGGGTTGAACCTAATTGCAGATCCCTGATGTAGGTCTACTAATCTGGTCAACAGATGTTAATCACAATTAAATGAGGTTCCTATTTATAGAATCTctacaaaatgttttcttaacTTTATTTGTACAGCCAGTGTTTCTCATTCAGTGACTCCTTTTATTACTTGTGATGCTGAGTGCCCTGTTGTTTGACAGGGGGAGCTCATGGTACACATTAATGTCAAGACTGATTTAATTTGCAATGTACTCTTACCAACGGGCCAGAGTGCCTGTTGTAATGACACAGCCAAACATCTATTTCACAATCTATTCTCTTCATCTAGCATTATAACATATGCCAACCATTCATCCAGTAATTGAGTACATCCAATAAACATAATCCTTAGTGTATCATACTGCTCATTATCTTAGCACAATTTAGCATAAACGGCTACAAGCCCACCGCTGCAGCAGGACCCCTCATGGAGAATTTTCCCTTGTGTATGTTTTTCGtgctcccctcctctcctccatcttctttttCTGAAGTGACCCCATTGAGATGTAGAGAAATGGTCTTAGGTGACAGTCATAATGAACATGATCGTGTTCACTCAATAAATCTCAGGCCCGGTGCTTTTTGAGCACAAATCAGTGAAATGTTAAAgcccacctgtctgtctccatcagTCATTTCCACTGTCACCTCCCCACTGCCTGATGGATCACAGTTGCTGCAAAATTAGACAGCCTTGAATCTCATTTCTTTCCTGTTGGCCTCTCCCTGCAATCTCACTCTGGCTGGCTGACATGTGCCGGTCCTCTCTATGGGAGGGGAGTCTCAGATAGGAACTAATACTACATACACTAAACACAGCTTTATCTCGAATGAGGGGATTAGGATGCTTGCCTCCAGTGCACCTCAAAGACGAGTGCCATATGACTGCCAAATTCCCTTACATGCTATTTACATTATCATTCAGTCAGCAGTATATAGGACATGGATGGGCGGCTTTTTATTTGATGTCTAGTGACTTGTACTCATACTAAAAATCATCTTGTACCCATGTGAAAAGAAGATTATTGCTTTACAGTATGTCACAGGCTACAGTATGAGGAGTACTGTGGGAGGATTTGGGATGTTTGCCCTGTGTCTACAGGTAGCACAGATATAGGTGAACAGTGGAATAAGTGCCAGGTTATAATAACAGGAGTCTTGTGcagtgcaaaaaaataaaacatgacaattTTCCTCCTCTACAACGTGTAAGAATTTACTGTGAATTGTCacctgagaaagagaaagaaatcagTCTGCATATTTGCCCCCTAAATCTTCCACGGTTAACCCCAGGGGTGAACAGCCATAGGAGGGCAGGATGAGCACATCCTCCTCGAGATGGACGCCATCACTCCAGTCTACAGTGAGCTCTAGGGCTCACTAGAGGGAGTCATAAACCTCTGCATAGAGGCACAGTCAGGGTCGGTTGAATGACTCCACAGCTAATGCACCACTGCTGCTCGAGCTCTGACGTGCCTTTAACACCATTACAATTGCATCCCACTGAGCTGAATTCCTTTGTTCTAAGGCATGGTGCGTGGATGAGGTCCATTTCCAAGTGTGAGACTTTAATATCAGGTTGGTTtagagaagaagcagagaatAGTCCAGCATTGTGGCTGAGCCTGTGTCTGCCTTTGTCTTCTGGTTGTCCACGCTGCTGTGGGTACACTAGATGGCAAACTTTACACTAGAATCACCGAGCAGCAGATATATCTGACACAACGAGAGGGATCAGATTCTTCCCAAATTGTGTTGATGAATGTCTTAATCAAAGGCTGTCCCTCTCAGGTTTCGCCTCATTGAAAAGTTATGATTGAATGTTAATAATCTTCTATTTCACATCCATTGTGTGGAGGCTACATCAGATGGTCACTGATGTGTTAAGGGGATGATTTTGCAGTTTTGTCCTTCCACTTGGCCACGGACCATTTGAGTGTTAACTTTTTAGTTTTGAGTGATGGAAATCCCTATTGACCTTTTGCTTGCTGCAGTTTATACCCAGGAGTGTGAGTTTAATGAGAAAATGACAATATAAACACCAGTGAGCTTCAGGCTGTTGTGTATGCATGCCTCCTTCAGTAAAATGCACCCTGTGAGATTTAGACCAAGACCGAGATTGAGCCCAAAGCTGCTGGTGAATTTAAGACACACCATCAGACACATCCCACCAGAATAAAAAACCCTCATGCCATAAAGTGAGGATATAAACAGCCCAGTGCCGAGCTGACAGAAAGCAGACCTATGGCTAATATGTACGAATGGAGAGACGCTGCTGAGATATGGCTCCAAccaaaacaaaaggacaaaaactCAATATATCTGGCAATGATGATGCAAAGGACAAATATGGTTTCCCATTAGCTCTTCTTTGACCTTTGCAATATGGCAACAATATAGTGGTGAGCCTTGAAAGGTCAGGGAAGACAGAATGAAAAGAGATCATGGAACACTTTACAGAGGTGAGTGCTGCAGGCATGTGTTTGTAAATTCACAAAGGCCTCAGATATGTTCTCCATGCGCACTACATTTTTTCCAATAGTTTTTTGTGAAACTATGACAACTTGCTTCCGATACAATACCACAAAATCAATATCATAAACTGTATCCTGGTATAAATCCCTACAGGTTACAGGATAcgtctttattttcttttattactgttattatttttgtttagtcAAGTAAAATCATTATCTATTTTAACATTACAtctgctgtctctctgaccTTATCTGTTGGCATTCGCTTTACCTGATATAAACGTGATATCAATAGTGACACCGGGTCAACAGGTTAATTCCATGCTGTGTATTAGTATGTATGGGGTAATTCAATCTTTTGCAGCCTTTATTGATCAGTGTGAGCGGATAGTCGAGCTACATTTGAATGCTATGGAGGAAAGACGTCATTCATTATTGTTCCATCTCTACCACAATAGATCATTAGATTCAAGTAAATCTCATCATGCATCCTGCCAGCATATTTCAGCAAAAACAAGGGAAACCGGGCATGAAGCTCCACAGTGCTGTGAAGTCACGCTCTGATTAAAAACTTATATTAAAAGTGATAGTGATACATTATTACCTGAAGGATTTAGGGAACTCCTTCCCCTCATTTTCCGTGGAAATTAACCTGTGTTAAAGTCATCCATAGGAACAACTATTTCTCATCATAAAAGCCACTAACACATGATGccccaggtaaaaaaaaaaaaaaaaaaaaagaagggcaGCAAGGCGTTTGCTACTCACTTGTGAGGATCTTCCATGTCTTTTTCTCGTCGTCATAGTACTGGACCAAATTGCTGGGGAGACGATCAGGTCCAGGAGGCAAACCACCCACCAGTAACAGCATTCTCTTATTGGAACGGATTCTGTAATGTCAAAAGAGTGGGTGTGTGGACAAGTGTTAGgacacagagaacaaaacagGTATTAAACCttgaaataaaacaaccaaaagTCAAAGTAAGCACAACCTGCACCTGGACACCTTTAATTCCTTTATCTACTAATTACTTTGATAGTATTAACAGTTCTTGCCCAGcgtattataatttttttttacaaatgctCGGTGTGTGAGTGAATTAATCAGtgaatgtaataaaaataaatgcatggt includes:
- the klhl14 gene encoding kelch-like protein 14 produces the protein MSRSGDRTSTFDPTHSDTLLHGLNLLWRKQLFCDVTLTAQGQQFHCHKAVLASCSQYFRSLFSSHNVINNDGSKGDQGSSGTPSSSPDDKLVTPSARPINNLVLQGCSSIGLRLVLEYLYTANVTLSLDTVEEVLSVSKILNIPQITKLSVQFLNDQISVQNYKQICKIAALHGLDETKKLANKYLVEDVLLLNFEEMCAMLDALPPPVESELALFQMSVLWLEHDRETRMHYAPDLMKRLRFALIPAPELVERVQSVDFMRSDPVCQKLLLDAMNYHLMPFRQHCRQTMASRIRSNKRMLLLVGGLPPGPDRLPSNLVQYYDDEKKTWKILTIMPYNSAHHCVVEVENFLLLLGGEDQWNPNGKHSTNFVSRYDPRFNSWIQLPPMQERRASFFACRLDKHLYVIGGRNETGYLSSVESYNLETNEWNYVSSLPQPLAAHAGAVHNGKIYISGGVHNGEYVSWLYCYDPIMDVWARKQDMNTKRAIHALAGMNDRLYAIGGNHLKGFSHLDVMLVECYDPKADQWNILQTPILEGRSGPGCAVLDDSIFLVGGYSWSMGAYKSSTICYSPEKGTWTELEGEVAEPLAGPACSTVILPACLPFNK